A window of the Scophthalmus maximus strain ysfricsl-2021 chromosome 8, ASM2237912v1, whole genome shotgun sequence genome harbors these coding sequences:
- the col9a1a gene encoding collagen, type IX, alpha 1a, producing the protein MALSGIRREPLLVLLLQILLICSAQRGPVGPRGPAGPPGVSGVPGVDGIDGERGDDSTVNGGPGPDGDNGRDGAAGAAGLPGADGLVGPPGDPGPVGSKGPKGDAGARGPVGEPGVGPDGLDGIPGTDGLPGELGKVGGLGARGKRGQVGLPGPAGPRGPPGVYQGEDLCPNACPAGLNGHSGLPGMKGHKGVKGESGEPGRQGHKGEEGDQGLSGEVGAQGLPGPGGARGLPGIVGSKGDRGPRGGPGDVGPRGIQGGAGDRGQRGVIGETGPLGVQGDRGPQGIRGVPGPKGEPGLPGPDGREGIPGLPASKGLPGKNGAPGDAGLQGLPGMPGSYGQKGQGGLKGVTGDPGVVGLMGSPGKQGERGEQGEAGPVGPRGGTGDRGVRGPDGPAGSPGARGSKGDPGLPGLPGPAGYRGQTGDRGGVGLDGPKGDQGGAGAEGTPGGGGDLGDQGEPGEKGSTGPPGETGNKGPEGGRGQPGKEGKAGQPGPRGMQGDMGVPGLPGTQGPAGKSPTDSHIKQVCMRVMQEQLAQLAASLSRPESGISGLPGPPGLPGPPGPSGENGFPGHTGSRGLPGLKGPSGLMGRKGPKGDQGDRGDRGPTARGPKGAPGAPGLPGEPGRPAYGTDGRDGERGPRGVPGLVGVPGPPGPAGVNGYCESSQCILPMVASPVSAKDSGMKGPNEM; encoded by the exons ATGGCTCTCTCCGGGATCCGTCGGGAACCCTTGCTGGTGCTTTTACTGCAAATCCTGCTGATCTGCTCCGCTCAG aggGGCCCGGTCGGTCCCAGAGGCCCCGCGGGGCCCCCCGGAGTCTCGGGCGTGCCCGGAGTGGACGGCATCGAT GGCGAAAGAGGAGACGACTCCACGGTGAATGGCGGACCA GGTCCTGACGGCGACAACGGCAGAGACGGAGCTGCCGGCGCCGCAGGCCTTCCAGGCGCAGAC GGACTGGTTGGACCTCCTGGGGATCCGGGCCCAGTGGGCTCCAAGGGACCGAAG GGGGATGCTGGAGCTCGTGGTCCTGTTGGCGAGCCT GGCGTCGGACCGGACGGCCTCGAT GGTATTCCTGGTACAGACGGGCTGCCGGGGGAGCTGGGTAAAGTTGGAGGACTT GGGGCGAGGGGCAAGAGAGGTCAAGTTGGTCTTCCTGGTCCCGCTGGGCCGCGG ggACCTCCCGGCGTGTATCAAGGCGAGGACCTG TGTCCCAACGCCTGCCCCGCTGGTCTGAATGGACACTCTGGTCTCCCCGGCATGAAA GGCCACAAAGGGGTGAAGGGAGAGTCCGGAGAGCCTGGACGACAAGGACACAAG GGGGAGGAGGGCGATCAAGGCCTTTCGGGAGAAGTCGGAGCTCAGGGACTACCA GGCCCAGGTGGAGCGAGAGGCCTCCCGGGAATAGTGGGCTCCAAAGGGGACCGG GGGCCTCGTGGGGGTCCTGGTGATGTGGGTCCTCGGGGGATCCAGGGAGGAGCG GGGGATCGAGGCCAACGAGGAGTCATCGGTGAGACCGGGCCGCTGGGAGTCCAG GGGGATCGAGGTCCACAAGGCATCAGAGGAGTGCCCGGTCCAAAAGGAGAACCT GGTTTACCGGGTCCAGACGGTCGCGAGGGAATACCCGGGCTGCCGGCCTCCAAG GGTCTTCCAGGGAAGAACGGCGCTCCAGGTGACGCCGGCCTGCAAGGACTTCCT GGGATGCCGGGCTCCTACGGCCAAAAGGGACAAGGCGGTTTGAAG GGGGTCACAGGCGACCCAGGGGTCGTGGGGCTGATGGGGTCTCCGGGGAAACAG GGCGAGCGCGGCGAGCAGGGGGAGGCGGGACCGGTCGGACCCAGAGGAGGAACA gGGGATCGAGGAGTGCGAGGACCCGACGGGCCTGCGGGATCACCGGGAGCCAGG gGAAGTAAAGGAGATCCAGGCCTTCCAGGACTTCCCGGCCCCGCTGGTTATCGTGGTCAGACAGGAGACAGG ggtGGAGTGGGTCTTGATGGGCCAAAGGGAGACCAG GGCGGAGCCGGAGCCGAGGGAACGCCGGGAGGCGGCGGAGACCTG GGAGACCaaggagaaccaggagagaaagGATCG ACAGGCCCACCGGGAGAGACGGGAAACAAAGGACCTGAGGGGGGCCGAGGACAGCCAGGGAAAGAGGGCAAGGCGGGCCAACCGGGACCGCGCGGCATGCAGGGCGACATGGGGGTACCAGGCCTCCCCGGGACACAGGGACCAGCG GGAAAATCACCAACAGATAGTCACATCAAACAAGTCTGCATGAGGGTGATGCAAG AGCAGTTGGCCCAGCTAGCAGCCAGCCTGAGCAGGCCCGAGTCCGGCATCTCTGGGCTGCCCGGTCCCCCCGGCCTGCCCGGACCTCCGGGCCCCTCCGGAGAGAACGGTTTCCCCGGACACACCGGATCACGAGGGCTACCCGGGCTGAAGGGTCCGTCCGGTTTAATGGGTCGCAAGGGACCCAAAG GTGACCAGGGTGACAGAGGCGACAGAGGACCCACGGCGAGAGGACCCAAAGGAGCACCCGGTGCCCCCGGTCTGCCAG GTGAACCGGGCCGACCGGCCTACGGCACAGACGGCCGCGACGGAGAGAGGGGACCCCGCGGCGTTCCCGGTCTCGTCGGCGTTCCCGGGCCTCCCGGTCCCGCCGGCGTGAACGGCTACTGTGAGTCGTCGCAGTGCATCCTGCCAATGGTGGCGTCACCGGTTTCGGCAAAGGACTCTGGCATGAAGGGTCCCAACGAGATGTGA
- the hyls1 gene encoding probable serine/threonine-protein kinase kinX isoform X2, translated as MDNLDFSDEDFFRHLPKGDHERPLHLLRLSSKCDSDTDSYTSVPDTQGRRFIKRKVLRKHKGEPHVCDESFYIEDSDSASFTGKSSEDGNYDDGDGDDEDEDEEIERVVKEKEAEHSLIEASGEEKPEVTDQENVTGQSSEDGSDEEEEVEEDEAIEQVVKEEVTISVPEAEDSLLEASEEEKENFTIERSEDGSDEEEEEIIEQMVKEESKLSAESEDSLQETSDEEKPELNSQENFTGQSSEDGSDDEEDEDEEIEQVVKEEDTKPVAGAEDSIQEASEEEKPEVNIQENFTGESSRGGSDDDGEGNCTSSCSSPALSRMTSGYGTYRPEEQGRGDYRDDHTITEFDQDSRGDVSEMRDKEEDDRSLSSFGGFDIVSTREPVPEPNMAQEEVDVAETKPTDDLLMEDLRAETNETSEGQQQIPQQQQQQQQPHVAGNQDAFLLDEKSLEDGRDREEGRRHKELDEEAQDLKEDKDTVKVAEDKVESEDPDECSSNKDIEFIDSKVESDDPDASLSNKDIEVLDSKVESDDPDECSSNKDVRFTDSKEDVSWMTYDIMSEEWEENLREKKDSASCLEEGLSKLHLSTSTQPDFDTENSTSPSDSPANERLSLSAFESYIRDMIDTQSDGDHRPKSKSFIRPVISQHTIKKTDPVAKYFQYKHHWDRLKLPGERDRRALRCEIKERLAYQPPPPKPRRVYVPNTYVVPTEKKRPALCWKIRSDLANGIAPSKFNY; from the exons ATGGACAACCTGGATTTCTCAGATGAGGATTTCTTCCGGCATTTACCCAAAGGAGACCATGAGCGACCA CTCCACCTCCTGAGACTTAGCTCTAAGTGTgactcagacacagacagctACACGTCTGTCCCGGACACTCAGGGGCGACGCTTCATCAAGAGAAAAGTCCTCAG gaaacacaaaggAGAACCTCATGTCTGTGATGAATCATTCTACATCGAAGACTCAG ACTCAGCGAGCTTCACTGGAAAGAGTTCTGAAGATGGAAattatgatgatggtgatggtgatgatgaggacgaggacgaggagattGAGCGAGTggttaaagaaaaagaggcagagcACTCTCTCATAGAGGCTTCAGGCGAGGAGAAACCTGAGGTCACTGACCAGGAGAACGTCACTGGACAGAGTTCTGAAGATggaagtgatgaggaggaggaagtcgaGGAGGATGAGGCGATTGAGCAAGTGGTCAAAGAAGAAGTGACCATATCTGTTCCCGAGGCAGAGGACTCTCTCCTAGAGgcttcagaggaggagaaggagaacttCACCATAGAGCGTTCGGAAGATggaagtgatgaggaggaggaagaaattaTTGAACAAATGGTTAAAGAAGAGTCCAAACTTTCAGCCGAGTCAGAGGACTCTCTCCAGGAGACTTCCGACGAGGAGAAACCTGAGCTGAACAGCCAGGAGAACTTCACTGGACAGAGTTCTGaagatggtagtgatgatgaggaggatgaggacgaggagattGAGCAAGTGGTCAAAGAAGAAGACACCAAACCTGTTGCCGGGGCAGAAGACTCTATCCAAGAGgcttcagaggaggagaaacctgAGGTGAACATCCAGGAGAACTTCACTGGAGAGAGTTCGAGAGGTggaagtgatgatgatggggagGGAAATTGCACCAGCAGTTGTAGTAGTCCAGCTCTGAGTCGGATGACTTCAGGCTACGGCACCTACAGGCcggaggagcaggggagagggGACTACAGAGATGACCACACCATTACTGAGTTCGACCAAGACAGTCGAGGAGACGTGTCTGAGAtgagagacaaggaggaggacgatcGTTCACTGAGCAGCTTTGGAGGGTTTGACATCGTCTCCACACGTGAGCCAGTACCTGAACCTAATATGGCTCAGGAAGAGGTGGATGTCgcagaaacaaaaccaacagaCGATCTTTTGATGGAAGATCTACGAGCTGAGACCAATGAAACATCAGAGGGGCAACAACAAAtaccacaacaacagcaacaacaacaacagccccaCGTGGCTGGAAACCAAGATGCGTTCTTGTTGGATGAGAAGAGTTTGGAAGATGGGAGGGATCGTGAAGAGGGAAGACGACACAAAGAGCTCGATGAGGAGGCGCAGGACCTTAAAGAGGACAAGGATACGGTGAAAGTAGCCGAGGACAAAGTGGAGTCTGAAG ATCCAGACGAGTGTTCGAGCAACAAGGACATCGAGTTCATTGACTCCAAAGTGGAGTCTGACGATCCAGACGCGTCTTTGAGCAACAAGGACATCGAGGTCCTCGACTCCAAAGTGGAGTCTGACGATCCAGACGAGTGTTCGAGCAACAAGGACGTGAGGTTCACCGACTCCAAAGAGGATGTTAGCTGGATGACGTATGACATTATGAGTGAGGAGTGGGAGGAAAACCTCAGAGAGAAGAAGG ACTCGGCGAGCTGTCTGGAGGAAGGCCTGTCGAAGCTTCACCTGTCCACGTCCACGCAACCCGACTTTGACACGGAGAACTCCACCAGTCCGAGCGACAGCCCCGCGAACGAGAGGCTCTCGTTGAGCGCTTTTGAATCGTACATCAGAGACATG ATTGATACGCAAAGTGATGGTGACCACAGGCCCAAATCCAAATCCT tCATCCGACCGGTTATCAGCCAGCACACCATCAAGAAGACGGACCCAGTCGCCAA GTATTTCCAGTATAAGCATCATTGGGACCGGTTAAAGCTCCCGGGAGAGCGCGACAGAAGAGCTCTCCGCTGTGAGATAAAG GAACGTCTTGCATACCAGCCTCCACCA CCTAAACCCCGGAGGGTCTACGTGCCCAACACGTACGTCGTGCCGACGGAGAAGAAGCGTCCGGCGCTCTGCTGGAAGATCAGGAGCGACCTGGCCAACGGCATCGCTCCGAGCAAGTTCAACTATTGA
- the hyls1 gene encoding protein IWS1 homolog isoform X1, with protein MDNLDFSDEDFFRHLPKGDHERPLHLLRLSSKCDSDTDSYTSVPDTQGRRFIKRKVLRKHKGEPHVCDESFYIEDSDSASFTGKSSEDGNYDDGDGDDEDEDEEIERVVKEKEAEHSLIEASGEEKPEVTDQENVTGQSSEDGSDEEEEVEEDEAIEQVVKEEVTISVPEAEDSLLEASEEEKENFTIERSEDGSDEEEEEIIEQMVKEESKLSAESEDSLQETSDEEKPELNSQENFTGQSSEDGSDDEEDEDEEIEQVVKEEDTKPVAGAEDSIQEASEEEKPEVNIQENFTGESSRGGSDDDGEGNCTSSCSSPALSRMTSGYGTYRPEEQGRGDYRDDHTITEFDQDSRGDVSEMRDKEEDDRSLSSFGGFDIVSTREPVPEPNMAQEEVDVAETKPTDDLLMEDLRAETNETSEGQQQIPQQQQQQQQPHVAGNQDAFLLDEKSLEDGRDREEGRRHKELDEEAQDLKEDKDTVKVAEDKVESEDPDECSSNKDIEVLDSKVESEDPDECSSNKDIEFIDSKVESDDPDASLSNKDIEVLDSKVESDDPDECSSNKDVRFTDSKEDVSWMTYDIMSEEWEENLREKKDSASCLEEGLSKLHLSTSTQPDFDTENSTSPSDSPANERLSLSAFESYIRDMIDTQSDGDHRPKSKSFIRPVISQHTIKKTDPVAKYFQYKHHWDRLKLPGERDRRALRCEIKERLAYQPPPPKPRRVYVPNTYVVPTEKKRPALCWKIRSDLANGIAPSKFNY; from the exons ATGGACAACCTGGATTTCTCAGATGAGGATTTCTTCCGGCATTTACCCAAAGGAGACCATGAGCGACCA CTCCACCTCCTGAGACTTAGCTCTAAGTGTgactcagacacagacagctACACGTCTGTCCCGGACACTCAGGGGCGACGCTTCATCAAGAGAAAAGTCCTCAG gaaacacaaaggAGAACCTCATGTCTGTGATGAATCATTCTACATCGAAGACTCAG ACTCAGCGAGCTTCACTGGAAAGAGTTCTGAAGATGGAAattatgatgatggtgatggtgatgatgaggacgaggacgaggagattGAGCGAGTggttaaagaaaaagaggcagagcACTCTCTCATAGAGGCTTCAGGCGAGGAGAAACCTGAGGTCACTGACCAGGAGAACGTCACTGGACAGAGTTCTGAAGATggaagtgatgaggaggaggaagtcgaGGAGGATGAGGCGATTGAGCAAGTGGTCAAAGAAGAAGTGACCATATCTGTTCCCGAGGCAGAGGACTCTCTCCTAGAGgcttcagaggaggagaaggagaacttCACCATAGAGCGTTCGGAAGATggaagtgatgaggaggaggaagaaattaTTGAACAAATGGTTAAAGAAGAGTCCAAACTTTCAGCCGAGTCAGAGGACTCTCTCCAGGAGACTTCCGACGAGGAGAAACCTGAGCTGAACAGCCAGGAGAACTTCACTGGACAGAGTTCTGaagatggtagtgatgatgaggaggatgaggacgaggagattGAGCAAGTGGTCAAAGAAGAAGACACCAAACCTGTTGCCGGGGCAGAAGACTCTATCCAAGAGgcttcagaggaggagaaacctgAGGTGAACATCCAGGAGAACTTCACTGGAGAGAGTTCGAGAGGTggaagtgatgatgatggggagGGAAATTGCACCAGCAGTTGTAGTAGTCCAGCTCTGAGTCGGATGACTTCAGGCTACGGCACCTACAGGCcggaggagcaggggagagggGACTACAGAGATGACCACACCATTACTGAGTTCGACCAAGACAGTCGAGGAGACGTGTCTGAGAtgagagacaaggaggaggacgatcGTTCACTGAGCAGCTTTGGAGGGTTTGACATCGTCTCCACACGTGAGCCAGTACCTGAACCTAATATGGCTCAGGAAGAGGTGGATGTCgcagaaacaaaaccaacagaCGATCTTTTGATGGAAGATCTACGAGCTGAGACCAATGAAACATCAGAGGGGCAACAACAAAtaccacaacaacagcaacaacaacaacagccccaCGTGGCTGGAAACCAAGATGCGTTCTTGTTGGATGAGAAGAGTTTGGAAGATGGGAGGGATCGTGAAGAGGGAAGACGACACAAAGAGCTCGATGAGGAGGCGCAGGACCTTAAAGAGGACAAGGATACGGTGAAAGTAGCCGAGGACAAAGTGGAGTCTGAAGATCCAGACGAGTGTTCGAGCAACAAGGACATCGAGGTCCTCGACTCCAAAGTGGAGTCTGAAGATCCAGACGAGTGTTCGAGCAACAAGGACATCGAGTTCATTGACTCCAAAGTGGAGTCTGACGATCCAGACGCGTCTTTGAGCAACAAGGACATCGAGGTCCTCGACTCCAAAGTGGAGTCTGACGATCCAGACGAGTGTTCGAGCAACAAGGACGTGAGGTTCACCGACTCCAAAGAGGATGTTAGCTGGATGACGTATGACATTATGAGTGAGGAGTGGGAGGAAAACCTCAGAGAGAAGAAGG ACTCGGCGAGCTGTCTGGAGGAAGGCCTGTCGAAGCTTCACCTGTCCACGTCCACGCAACCCGACTTTGACACGGAGAACTCCACCAGTCCGAGCGACAGCCCCGCGAACGAGAGGCTCTCGTTGAGCGCTTTTGAATCGTACATCAGAGACATG ATTGATACGCAAAGTGATGGTGACCACAGGCCCAAATCCAAATCCT tCATCCGACCGGTTATCAGCCAGCACACCATCAAGAAGACGGACCCAGTCGCCAA GTATTTCCAGTATAAGCATCATTGGGACCGGTTAAAGCTCCCGGGAGAGCGCGACAGAAGAGCTCTCCGCTGTGAGATAAAG GAACGTCTTGCATACCAGCCTCCACCA CCTAAACCCCGGAGGGTCTACGTGCCCAACACGTACGTCGTGCCGACGGAGAAGAAGCGTCCGGCGCTCTGCTGGAAGATCAGGAGCGACCTGGCCAACGGCATCGCTCCGAGCAAGTTCAACTATTGA